Proteins encoded in a region of the Mycolicibacterium duvalii genome:
- a CDS encoding DNA-processing protein DprA gives MTPLNDADLAAIALTSRLVGEETEPLSAREFWELSQAHEPSNFLGLSADEIVTEYSTTVEMAERITHLLNHATGLAIAIETLDHSGIWTMTGLGQNYPKRLRQQLRDDRPVVLHGVGETGILSMECIGIVGDSHLTTDAVRVTQLLAESLAKSARAVVSRVDDGVGRQAMNAAFEADGSVIGVPEVPLQQVISRPRIRKGVIGGRICLVTSDAPSTPVTPSQPGVDRLVYGISDCTIVMACARERGPTWDGALDAIERGYGRIVSWVGAGSGPSNRALVDAGAEQLADVAQLSDLVSGRSSTSPAAAVPKAPGDQLWLDFGSAP, from the coding sequence ATGACGCCGCTCAACGACGCCGACCTCGCGGCTATCGCGTTGACCAGTCGCTTGGTGGGCGAAGAAACCGAGCCACTGTCTGCGAGGGAATTCTGGGAGCTGTCCCAAGCGCATGAACCCTCTAACTTCCTCGGTCTCAGTGCCGACGAAATAGTCACTGAGTATTCCACGACCGTTGAGATGGCCGAACGCATCACACACCTGCTTAATCACGCCACCGGGCTAGCGATCGCAATTGAAACGCTTGATCACTCGGGCATCTGGACAATGACTGGGCTAGGGCAGAACTACCCTAAGCGGCTGCGTCAGCAACTGCGTGATGACAGGCCCGTCGTCCTACATGGAGTAGGCGAAACCGGAATCCTCAGTATGGAATGCATCGGAATCGTCGGCGATTCCCATCTCACCACCGATGCCGTGCGTGTAACACAACTGTTAGCGGAATCGTTAGCAAAATCGGCACGCGCTGTCGTGTCGCGTGTGGATGATGGTGTTGGAAGGCAAGCGATGAATGCCGCGTTCGAAGCAGACGGTTCAGTCATCGGGGTGCCTGAAGTGCCTTTGCAACAGGTAATTTCACGACCGCGTATTCGCAAAGGAGTGATAGGTGGGCGTATTTGCCTTGTCACCTCTGACGCACCGTCGACCCCGGTCACCCCAAGTCAACCCGGAGTCGACCGACTTGTATACGGCATATCTGACTGCACCATCGTGATGGCGTGTGCCCGTGAGCGCGGGCCTACGTGGGATGGGGCACTCGACGCGATCGAACGCGGATATGGACGGATCGTATCCTGGGTAGGTGCTGGCAGCGGACCCAGCAACAGAGCCTTGGTCGACGCAGGGGCAGAGCAACTCGCCGACGTTGCTCAACTCTCGGATCTTGTCAGCGGCCGGTCCTCAACATCGCCAGCGGCCGCGGTCCCCAAAGCTCCAGGTGACCAATTATGGCTAGATTTCGGGTCCGCCCCCTAA